Proteins from one Cherax quadricarinatus isolate ZL_2023a unplaced genomic scaffold, ASM3850222v1 Contig3991, whole genome shotgun sequence genomic window:
- the LOC128693527 gene encoding blood vessel epicardial substance-A translates to MGINATVLEPIVTTIASILLFSNNLTEEDVGYNLSSTATPTTTGGTTPTPATTSSTHEPMFPSSYDIQDIIKMGGITYADYAVCSSWLPINHIYFQLANIFLFLSYLAPNGIYGILYLRITLTIGCMFFSLWGWVVLCAFDTFLWNAIFVLINLIHVVVICYYLRPVRFTPELEQVSHSCFHIQERESKRERESTN, encoded by the coding sequence atgggcATCAACGCCACAGTTCTGGAACCTATCGTCACCACCATTGCTTCCATCTTGCTCTTCTCCAACAACCTCACCGAGGAAGATGTGGGTTACAACCTCTCCAGCACAGCCACGCCCACCACAACGGGCGGCACCACGCCCACGCcagccaccacctcctccacccatGAGCCCATGTTTCCCAGTAGCTATGACATTCAGGACATCATTAAGATGGGTGGCATCACCTATGCTGACTATGCCGTGTGTTCCAGCTGGCTCCCCATCAACCATATCTACTTCCAGCTGGCcaacatcttcctcttcctctcgtaCCTGGCTCCCAACGGCATCTACGGGATATTGTACCTACGCATCACCCTCACCATAGGCTGTATGTTCTTCAGCCTGTGGGGCTGGGTGGTGCTCTGCGCCTTTGACACCTTTCTTTGGAACGCTATCTTCGTTCTCATCAACCTCATCCACGTAGTTGTTATCTGCTATTACCTCAGACCAGTCAGGTTCACGCCAGAGCTAGAACAGGTAAGTCACTCTTGTTTTCACATACaagaaagagagagcaagagagagagagagagtactaactag